In Streptomyces sp. NBC_00433, a single genomic region encodes these proteins:
- a CDS encoding glycine hydroxymethyltransferase, with amino-acid sequence MAADAYSTESIAFRSALEVIRGVEPRVADAIAAELGDQREMLKLIASENYASPAVLLAMGNWFSDKYAEGTIGRRFYAGCRNVDTVEALAAEHARNVFGAAHAYAQPHSGIDANLVAFWAVLSQRVETPGLARAGVRQVNDLSEQDWAQLRAEFGNQRMLGMSLDAGGHLTHGFRPNISGKMFDQRSYGTDPVTGLLDYEALRATAREFRPLIIVAGYSAYPRLVNFRIMREIADEVGATLMVDMAHFAGLVAGKVLTGDFDPVPHANIVTTTTHKSLRGPRGGMVLCDDSLAEHVDRGCPMVLGGPLPHVMAAKAVALAEASRPEFGAYAQRIVDNARALAEGLLTRGAKLVTGGTDNHLVLIDVSGYGLTGRQAEAALLDAGIVTNRNSVPQDPNGAWYTSGIRIGTPALTTRGLGAQEMDEIAGLIDTVLSGTTAAAAPKGGLSKAHHVLDSAVADQVAKRASDLLSGFPLYPGIDLS; translated from the coding sequence ATGGCAGCAGACGCGTACAGCACAGAGTCGATCGCCTTCCGCAGCGCGCTGGAGGTGATCCGCGGGGTCGAGCCGCGGGTGGCCGACGCCATCGCCGCGGAGCTGGGCGACCAGCGCGAGATGCTGAAGCTGATCGCCAGCGAGAACTACGCCTCCCCCGCCGTCCTGCTGGCGATGGGCAACTGGTTCAGCGACAAATACGCCGAGGGCACGATCGGCCGCCGCTTCTACGCGGGCTGCCGCAATGTCGACACCGTCGAGGCGCTGGCGGCCGAGCACGCGCGCAACGTCTTCGGCGCCGCGCACGCCTACGCGCAGCCGCACTCCGGGATCGACGCGAACCTCGTGGCCTTCTGGGCGGTGCTGTCGCAGCGGGTGGAGACGCCGGGTCTCGCCAGGGCCGGGGTGCGGCAGGTCAACGACCTCTCGGAGCAGGACTGGGCGCAACTGCGGGCCGAGTTCGGCAACCAGCGGATGCTGGGGATGTCGCTGGACGCCGGCGGCCACCTCACGCACGGCTTCCGGCCGAACATCTCGGGGAAGATGTTCGACCAGCGCAGCTACGGCACCGACCCGGTGACCGGGCTGCTGGACTACGAGGCGCTGCGGGCGACGGCCCGCGAGTTCCGCCCGCTGATCATCGTGGCGGGCTACTCCGCCTACCCCCGGCTGGTGAACTTCCGCATCATGCGGGAGATCGCCGACGAGGTGGGCGCGACCCTGATGGTCGACATGGCCCACTTCGCGGGCCTGGTCGCCGGCAAGGTGCTGACCGGCGACTTCGACCCGGTGCCGCACGCGAACATCGTCACCACCACCACCCACAAGTCGCTTCGCGGCCCGCGCGGCGGCATGGTGCTGTGCGACGACTCACTGGCCGAGCACGTGGACCGGGGCTGCCCGATGGTGCTCGGCGGCCCGCTGCCGCATGTGATGGCGGCGAAGGCGGTGGCGCTGGCCGAGGCGTCCCGGCCGGAGTTCGGGGCGTACGCGCAGCGGATCGTGGACAATGCGCGGGCGCTGGCCGAGGGCCTGCTCACCCGGGGCGCGAAGCTGGTCACCGGCGGCACGGACAACCACCTGGTGCTGATCGACGTCTCCGGCTACGGCCTGACGGGGCGGCAGGCCGAGGCGGCACTGCTGGACGCGGGCATCGTCACCAACCGCAACTCGGTGCCGCAGGACCCGAACGGCGCCTGGTACACCTCGGGCATCAGGATCGGCACCCCGGCGCTGACCACCCGCGGCCTCGGCGCCCAGGAGATGGACGAGATCGCCGGGCTCATCGACACGGTGCTGTCGGGCACGACGGCCGCGGCGGCGCCCAAGGGCGGGCTGTCCAAGGCGCACCACGTGCTGGACTCGGCGGTCGCCGACCAGGTCGCCAAGCGGGCCTCCGACCTGCTGTCCGGCTTCCCGCTCTACCCGGGCATCGACCTGAGCTGA
- a CDS encoding enoyl-CoA hydratase/isomerase family protein yields MHSPDRAEPAASVRTRVGRAGTAVLELTRPSALNALDLTMVRLMTEALTAWRDDPAVKSVVVRSTSPKAFCAGGDIRAVRAAGLAGDDTAVRGYFSAEYALNALIARYPKPYTALIDGYAMGGGLGISVHGSARVVTERAVLAMPETGIGFFPDIGASWFLPRLPGAFGWYLGLTGARVTGQDAVACGLGTHYVAAADLPALESALTAACDGPDAVLRDFAAQADALPPAAHADAVARCFSVPDLARVRAQLAAETRAREWAADTLALLDAASPASLATTVDLLRAGAGSTLEQCLERELDLACRTARTADFHEGVRAALVDKDRKPTWSSAP; encoded by the coding sequence ATGCACTCGCCGGACCGGGCCGAGCCCGCAGCCTCCGTGCGGACCCGGGTCGGCAGGGCCGGCACCGCCGTCCTGGAGCTGACGCGCCCCTCCGCGCTGAACGCCCTCGACCTCACGATGGTCCGCCTCATGACCGAAGCCCTCACGGCGTGGCGGGACGACCCCGCCGTCAAGTCCGTGGTCGTCCGCAGCACCTCGCCGAAGGCTTTCTGCGCGGGCGGCGACATCCGGGCCGTGCGCGCGGCCGGGCTGGCCGGCGACGACACCGCGGTCCGCGGCTACTTCTCCGCCGAATATGCGCTCAACGCGCTGATCGCCCGCTATCCCAAGCCGTACACCGCCCTGATCGACGGCTACGCGATGGGGGGCGGTCTGGGCATCTCCGTGCACGGCTCCGCGCGGGTGGTGACCGAGCGCGCCGTGCTCGCCATGCCGGAGACCGGCATCGGCTTCTTCCCCGACATCGGCGCGAGCTGGTTCCTGCCCCGGCTGCCGGGCGCCTTCGGCTGGTATCTGGGGCTGACCGGGGCGCGGGTCACCGGGCAGGACGCCGTGGCGTGCGGGCTCGGCACGCACTATGTCGCGGCGGCCGACCTGCCCGCGCTGGAGTCCGCGTTGACGGCGGCCTGCGACGGGCCCGACGCCGTACTGCGGGACTTCGCCGCGCAGGCGGACGCCCTGCCGCCCGCCGCCCATGCGGACGCGGTCGCCCGCTGCTTCTCCGTACCCGACCTCGCGCGGGTGCGGGCCCAGTTGGCGGCGGAGACGCGGGCGCGGGAATGGGCGGCGGACACCCTGGCCCTGCTGGACGCGGCCTCGCCGGCGAGCCTGGCGACGACCGTGGACCTGCTGCGGGCCGGCGCAGGCTCGACGCTGGAGCAGTGCCTGGAACGGGAGCTGGACCTGGCCTGCCGCACCGCGCGCACCGCCGACTTCCACGAGGGCGTCCGCGCCGCCCTGGTCGACAAGGACCGCAAGCCCACCTGGTCGAGCGCACCCTAG
- a CDS encoding class I SAM-dependent methyltransferase, whose product MSREWDAKAYDALPLPHLGWGRRTLARLPLKGDERVLDAGCGTGRDTEGLLDLLPEGRVVAVDGSVRMLDQLRDRLAGRLDRVEVVHADLTEPLPFEGEVDAVFSVAAFHWIEDHAALFSALAARMRPGARLVTECGGRGNIAAVDAAAADILGGARDRWEFAGEEDTRQRLAAAGFVDVEVALRPDPARFEPGEQFEAYLATVILGAYLDAMADADRESFVKAVAARLAEPVADYVRLEISATRA is encoded by the coding sequence ATGTCTCGGGAATGGGACGCGAAGGCCTACGACGCCCTGCCGCTGCCGCACCTCGGCTGGGGGCGGCGCACGCTGGCCAGGCTGCCGCTCAAGGGCGACGAGCGGGTGCTCGACGCGGGGTGCGGCACCGGCCGCGACACCGAGGGCCTGCTCGACCTGCTGCCGGAGGGCAGGGTGGTGGCGGTGGACGGTTCCGTCCGCATGCTGGACCAGTTGCGTGACCGGCTGGCCGGCCGGCTGGACCGGGTCGAGGTCGTGCACGCCGACCTGACCGAGCCGCTGCCCTTCGAGGGCGAGGTCGACGCGGTCTTCAGCGTCGCCGCCTTCCACTGGATCGAGGACCACGCCGCGCTCTTCTCCGCGCTGGCCGCCCGGATGCGCCCCGGCGCCCGCCTGGTCACCGAGTGCGGCGGCCGCGGCAACATCGCCGCGGTCGACGCGGCCGCCGCCGACATCCTCGGCGGCGCCCGGGACAGGTGGGAATTCGCCGGCGAGGAGGACACCCGGCAGCGGTTGGCGGCGGCCGGCTTCGTCGACGTCGAGGTGGCGCTGCGGCCCGACCCGGCCAGGTTCGAGCCCGGCGAGCAGTTCGAGGCGTATCTGGCCACGGTGATCCTGGGCGCGTATCTGGACGCCATGGCGGACGCCGACCGCGAGTCGTTCGTGAAGGCGGTGGCCGCCCGCCTCGCCGAGCCGGTCGCGGACTACGTACGGCTGGAGATTTCGGCCACCCGGGCATGA
- a CDS encoding LacI family transcriptional regulator has protein sequence MSPKKRPTIADIAEAAGVSKGAVSYALNGKAGVSEQTRARILEIAARMGWHPSSAARALSDGRSGAIGLVVDRPAWVLGIEPFFMQLISGVEAGLAPTGTALLLQVTDDARAEEIAYRRWWGERRVDGVLLVDLREQDHRLGLVAELGLPAVVVGHAALSSGVPSVWINDGAAVRETLAYLAAMGHRRIARVAGPAHFVHTRERGEAFDAATAELGIDGVPCVYTDYSGEDGARATRRLLSGSLRPTAIVYDNDVMAVAALSVTQEMGVSVPAELSLVAWDDSELCRLVHPALTAVSRRVMEYGERAATALLSLIDGTPVPDILLPPPALVPRGSTAPCGA, from the coding sequence ATGAGCCCCAAGAAGCGTCCCACCATCGCCGACATCGCCGAGGCCGCCGGCGTGTCCAAGGGCGCCGTCTCCTACGCGCTCAACGGCAAGGCGGGAGTCTCCGAGCAGACCAGGGCCAGGATCCTGGAGATCGCCGCGCGGATGGGCTGGCACCCCAGCAGCGCGGCCCGCGCCCTGTCCGACGGGCGCAGCGGCGCGATCGGGCTCGTGGTGGACCGGCCCGCGTGGGTGCTGGGCATCGAGCCGTTCTTCATGCAGCTGATCTCCGGCGTCGAGGCGGGCCTCGCCCCGACCGGCACCGCGCTGCTGCTCCAGGTCACCGACGACGCCAGGGCCGAGGAGATCGCCTACCGGCGGTGGTGGGGCGAGCGCCGGGTCGACGGTGTGCTGCTGGTCGACCTGCGCGAGCAGGACCACCGGCTCGGCCTGGTCGCCGAACTGGGCCTGCCCGCGGTCGTGGTCGGCCACGCGGCCCTCTCCTCGGGTGTGCCGTCGGTGTGGATCAACGACGGCGCCGCGGTGCGCGAGACGCTGGCCTACCTGGCCGCGATGGGGCACCGCAGGATCGCCCGGGTGGCGGGCCCCGCGCACTTCGTGCACACCAGGGAGCGCGGCGAGGCCTTCGACGCCGCCACGGCGGAACTGGGCATCGACGGCGTGCCGTGCGTCTACACCGACTACTCCGGCGAGGACGGCGCGCGGGCGACCCGGCGGCTGCTGTCCGGATCGCTGCGGCCCACCGCGATCGTCTACGACAACGACGTGATGGCGGTGGCCGCGCTGAGCGTCACCCAGGAGATGGGCGTGTCGGTGCCCGCGGAACTGTCCCTCGTCGCCTGGGACGACAGCGAGCTGTGCCGGCTGGTGCACCCCGCGCTGACCGCGGTCAGCCGGCGGGTCATGGAATACGGCGAGCGGGCCGCCACCGCGCTGCTCTCGCTGATCGACGGCACCCCCGTTCCCGACATCCTGCTGCCGCCGCCGGCCCTCGTGCCCCGCGGCAGCACCGCGCCCTGCGGGGCGTGA